From Desulfuromonas soudanensis, the proteins below share one genomic window:
- a CDS encoding L-lactate MFS transporter, translating into MVCPFYGKSEDYCDVGSGYISAHDAKTISTYCSCRYNTCTKYHELTDRCPELLQAAVALPRTPPRHREAAPPSARARKPIAIPFRNKWPLPFQMRNISANYDPNYQIPKEENMSKETMKNKGWTVVLAGTGINLALGILYAWSIFKSAISDSIKAGGPGAFTWDPASINDPYAVCCLFFAVAMIVAGKLQDKFGPKITCIIGGLLVGSGFMWISQTTSYWAWVVGFGVLAGGGMGFGYSAATPPSLKWFTPAKTGLIAGIVVSGFGLASVYIAPLATYLLGAYGLQKAMMVFGIAFALVVCSLALLISNPPAGYVAGDAASLAKKTPAKAVVDVSPSKLFTDAKFYTLWLCYFIGAGAGLMVIGSAKGLAKASMGEMAFLVVAIMAVGNAAGRLVAGVVSDKLGRANTLTFMLVFQAVLMFVAIPGLSGKGNPFLVGLLVTFMVFNYGTNLALFPSFAKDYWGMKNFGMNYGILFSAWGLGGLLLVRVAEMLKVKTGADTASFAVAGVMLLVGAMMSLTLRTRKAAVAVEETVTVGAYDEEDLALQEINR; encoded by the coding sequence ATGGTCTGCCCATTTTACGGAAAAAGCGAAGATTACTGTGACGTCGGCTCCGGATACATCTCGGCCCACGACGCCAAGACGATCTCGACCTACTGCAGCTGCCGTTATAACACCTGCACCAAATATCATGAGTTGACGGACCGCTGCCCCGAGCTCCTGCAGGCGGCGGTGGCGCTCCCCCGAACGCCCCCCCGCCACCGCGAAGCCGCGCCCCCCTCGGCCCGGGCCCGCAAGCCGATAGCGATCCCCTTCCGGAACAAATGGCCACTGCCGTTTCAGATGCGAAACATAAGCGCGAATTACGATCCGAACTACCAAATCCCAAAGGAGGAGAACATGAGCAAGGAAACGATGAAAAACAAGGGATGGACCGTCGTCCTGGCCGGGACCGGTATCAATCTGGCCCTCGGTATTCTCTATGCCTGGAGTATTTTCAAGTCGGCCATCTCCGATTCGATCAAGGCCGGCGGCCCCGGCGCCTTCACCTGGGATCCGGCCTCGATCAACGACCCCTATGCGGTCTGCTGCCTCTTTTTCGCCGTGGCGATGATCGTCGCCGGCAAGCTGCAGGATAAATTCGGACCGAAAATTACCTGCATCATCGGCGGACTCCTGGTCGGCAGCGGATTCATGTGGATCTCCCAGACCACCAGTTACTGGGCCTGGGTCGTCGGCTTCGGCGTTCTCGCCGGCGGCGGCATGGGCTTCGGCTACTCGGCGGCGACCCCGCCGTCTCTGAAGTGGTTTACTCCGGCCAAGACCGGCCTGATCGCCGGGATCGTCGTCTCCGGATTCGGTCTCGCCTCGGTCTACATCGCCCCCCTGGCAACCTACCTCCTCGGCGCCTACGGCCTGCAAAAGGCCATGATGGTCTTCGGCATCGCCTTTGCCCTGGTCGTCTGCAGCCTGGCGCTGCTGATTTCCAATCCTCCCGCCGGCTATGTTGCTGGCGACGCCGCCAGCCTTGCCAAGAAGACTCCGGCCAAGGCCGTCGTCGACGTCTCCCCCTCGAAGCTCTTCACCGACGCCAAGTTCTACACCCTGTGGCTTTGCTATTTCATCGGCGCCGGCGCCGGCCTGATGGTCATCGGCTCCGCCAAGGGGCTGGCCAAGGCGAGCATGGGAGAGATGGCCTTTCTGGTGGTGGCGATCATGGCCGTCGGCAACGCCGCAGGCCGCCTGGTGGCCGGCGTCGTTTCCGACAAGCTCGGTCGCGCCAACACCCTGACCTTCATGCTCGTCTTCCAGGCTGTGCTGATGTTCGTCGCCATCCCCGGTCTCTCCGGCAAGGGGAACCCCTTCCTGGTGGGACTGCTGGTGACTTTTATGGTCTTCAACTACGGCACCAATCTCGCCCTCTTCCCCTCCTTTGCCAAGGACTACTGGGGGATGAAGAACTTCGGCATGAACTACGGGATCCTCTTTTCGGCCTGGGGGCTCGGCGGTCTCCTCCTCGTTCGGGTCGCCGAGATGCTCAAGGTCAAGACCGGCGCAGACACCGCCTCCTTTGCCGTCGCCGGCGTCATGCTGCTGGTCGGCGCCATGATGTCCCTGACGCTGCGCACCCGGAAGGCGGCCGTGGCCGTTGAGGAAACGGTCACCGTCGGTGCCTACGACGAGGAAGATCTCGCCCTGCAGGAAATCAATCGCTAG